One region of Streptomyces capillispiralis genomic DNA includes:
- a CDS encoding sugar ABC transporter permease, with product MSTEKTSTPAEDHAVGNPEAAAAAVTVVDPRLLVREQGLAGYWNEFKRKMKAGDLGSLPVVVGLLIIWAIFTSLNSNFLTAGNFSDMSVAMVGTGMIAVGIVFVLLLGEIDLSVGSVSGVAGAAFAVMNVTNGMNEVLALVLAILTGTVAGALHGFIFARIGVPAFAVTLAGLLFWQGFMLQILGDNGTINLDSEGLVVKLTSYYFSDVAAAYGLALVATAGYFLAAFFDNRRREAAGVPSRPLNEIIVRTVLLAIVAFAVAIVFNQYKGLPLAVVIFLAFLVLTDFVLRRTAYGRKVFALGGSVEASRRAGINVEMVRISVFAIAGTFAAIGGLFVASKIASANQGAGTGEFLMNVIAAAVIGGTSLFGGRGRTWDALLGVMVIISITYGLALEGIASPVQYMITGGVLLATVVIDAVTRKTQKTAGRA from the coding sequence GTGAGCACCGAAAAGACCTCCACCCCCGCCGAGGACCACGCCGTGGGCAACCCCGAGGCGGCCGCCGCGGCGGTGACCGTGGTCGACCCCCGGCTGCTGGTGCGCGAGCAGGGCCTCGCGGGCTACTGGAACGAGTTCAAGCGGAAGATGAAGGCCGGTGACCTCGGCTCCCTTCCCGTCGTGGTCGGCCTGCTGATCATCTGGGCCATCTTCACCAGCCTGAACTCCAACTTCCTCACCGCCGGCAACTTCTCCGACATGTCCGTCGCCATGGTCGGCACGGGCATGATCGCCGTCGGTATCGTCTTCGTCCTGCTGCTCGGCGAGATCGACCTGTCGGTCGGCTCGGTCAGCGGTGTCGCGGGCGCCGCCTTCGCGGTCATGAACGTCACGAACGGGATGAACGAGGTGCTGGCCCTGGTGCTGGCGATCCTCACCGGCACGGTGGCCGGCGCCCTCCACGGCTTCATCTTCGCCCGCATCGGCGTCCCAGCCTTCGCGGTGACCCTGGCCGGCCTGCTGTTCTGGCAGGGCTTCATGCTGCAGATCCTCGGCGACAACGGCACCATCAACCTCGACTCCGAGGGACTGGTCGTCAAGCTGACGAGCTACTACTTCAGCGATGTCGCCGCCGCCTACGGCCTGGCCCTCGTCGCCACCGCGGGGTACTTCCTCGCCGCCTTCTTCGACAACCGCCGCCGCGAGGCCGCGGGCGTGCCGTCCAGGCCGCTCAACGAGATCATCGTGCGCACCGTGCTGCTCGCGATCGTGGCGTTCGCCGTCGCGATCGTGTTCAACCAGTACAAGGGCCTGCCGCTGGCCGTGGTGATCTTCCTGGCGTTCCTGGTGCTGACGGACTTCGTGCTGCGCCGCACCGCGTACGGCCGCAAGGTCTTCGCGCTCGGCGGCAGCGTCGAGGCGTCCCGCCGCGCCGGCATCAACGTCGAGATGGTCCGGATCTCGGTCTTCGCGATCGCCGGAACCTTCGCCGCGATCGGCGGCCTCTTCGTCGCCTCGAAGATCGCCTCCGCCAACCAGGGCGCGGGCACCGGTGAGTTCCTGATGAACGTCATCGCCGCGGCCGTCATCGGCGGTACGTCCCTCTTCGGCGGCCGCGGCCGCACGTGGGACGCGCTGCTCGGTGTGATGGTGATCATCTCGATCACCTACGGCCTGGCGCTGGAGGGCATCGCCTCCCCGGTGCAGTACATGATCACCGGTGGTGTGCTGCTGGCGACCGTCGTCATCGACGCGGTCACCCGCAAGACGCAGAAGACCGCGGGTCGCGCGTAG
- the dxs gene encoding 1-deoxy-D-xylulose-5-phosphate synthase, protein MPLLTRIRGPRDLDRLSLEELDQLAGEIRTFLVEAVSKTGGHLGPNLGVVELTIALHRVFESPKDKVLWDTGHQSYVHKLLTGRQDFSKLKMKGGLSGYPSQAESEHDVIENSHASTVLGWADGIAKGNQIRKRDSHVVAVIGDGALTGGMAWEALNNIADAKDRPLVIVVNDNERSYSPTIGGLANHLATLRTTDGYERFLTRTRDLLERTPVVGRPLYDTLHGAKKGLKDFIAPQGMFEDLGLKYVGPIDGHDIEALESALARAKRFNGPVIVHCLTEKGRGYQPALADEADRFHAVGKIHPDTGLPIASSGADWTSVFGEEMVRLGEEREDVVAITAAMLQPVGLDKFAKRFPERVYDVGIAEQHGAVSAAGLAHAGVHPVFAVYATFLNRAFDQVLMDVALHKCGVTFVLDRAGITGTDGASHNGMWDMSILQVVPGLRLAAPRDADQVRAQLREAVAVDDAPTVVRFSKGAVGPAVPAVGRVGGMDVLREPGTDAPDVLLVSVGALAPMCLEIAALLDRQGISTTVVDPRWVKPVDEAMAPLAAKHRVVVTVEDNSRVGGVGSAIAQALRDADVDVPLRDFGIPPRFLDHASRAEVLAEIGLTVPDIARQVTGLVAKLDGLPHARLRQGGASAAERSAAGAADPVESARD, encoded by the coding sequence GTGCCGCTGCTGACCCGCATCAGGGGACCGCGCGATCTGGACCGGCTCAGCCTGGAGGAGCTCGACCAGCTGGCCGGGGAGATCCGGACCTTCCTCGTCGAGGCGGTCTCCAAGACCGGCGGCCACCTCGGCCCCAACCTCGGTGTGGTGGAGCTCACCATCGCCCTGCACCGGGTCTTCGAGTCCCCGAAGGACAAGGTGCTGTGGGACACCGGCCACCAGTCCTACGTGCACAAGCTGCTGACCGGCCGGCAGGACTTCTCCAAGCTGAAGATGAAGGGCGGCCTGTCCGGCTACCCCTCGCAGGCCGAGTCCGAGCACGACGTCATCGAGAACAGTCACGCCTCCACCGTCCTCGGCTGGGCCGACGGCATCGCCAAGGGCAACCAGATCAGGAAACGCGACAGCCACGTCGTCGCGGTCATCGGTGACGGCGCGCTCACCGGCGGCATGGCCTGGGAGGCGCTGAACAACATCGCCGACGCCAAGGACCGCCCCCTCGTCATCGTCGTCAACGACAACGAGCGTTCCTACTCGCCCACCATCGGTGGCCTCGCCAACCACCTGGCGACCCTGCGCACCACCGACGGCTACGAGCGCTTCCTGACCCGCACCAGGGACCTCCTGGAGCGCACCCCGGTCGTCGGCCGCCCCCTCTACGACACCCTGCACGGCGCCAAGAAGGGCCTGAAGGACTTCATCGCCCCGCAGGGCATGTTCGAGGACCTGGGCCTGAAGTACGTCGGCCCCATCGACGGCCACGACATCGAGGCCCTGGAGTCCGCGCTGGCCCGCGCCAAGCGCTTCAACGGCCCGGTGATCGTGCACTGCCTCACCGAGAAGGGCCGCGGCTACCAGCCCGCCCTGGCCGACGAGGCCGACCGCTTCCACGCCGTCGGCAAGATCCACCCCGACACGGGCCTGCCGATCGCCTCCTCCGGCGCCGACTGGACCTCCGTCTTCGGCGAGGAGATGGTCAGGCTCGGCGAGGAGCGCGAGGACGTCGTCGCCATCACCGCCGCGATGCTCCAGCCGGTCGGCCTCGACAAGTTCGCCAAGCGCTTCCCCGAGCGGGTCTACGACGTCGGCATCGCCGAGCAGCACGGCGCCGTCTCGGCGGCCGGCCTGGCCCACGCCGGCGTGCACCCCGTCTTCGCCGTGTACGCCACCTTCCTCAACCGCGCCTTCGACCAGGTCCTCATGGACGTGGCCCTGCACAAGTGCGGGGTGACGTTCGTGCTCGACCGGGCCGGCATCACCGGCACCGACGGCGCCTCCCACAACGGCATGTGGGACATGTCGATCCTCCAGGTCGTCCCCGGGCTGCGGCTGGCCGCCCCGCGCGACGCCGACCAGGTCCGCGCCCAGCTGCGCGAGGCCGTCGCCGTCGACGACGCCCCGACCGTGGTGCGCTTCTCCAAGGGCGCCGTCGGCCCCGCCGTGCCCGCCGTGGGCCGCGTCGGCGGCATGGACGTACTGCGCGAGCCCGGCACCGACGCCCCGGACGTGCTGCTGGTCTCCGTGGGCGCGCTCGCGCCGATGTGCCTGGAGATCGCCGCGCTGCTCGACCGGCAGGGCATCTCCACCACCGTCGTCGACCCCCGCTGGGTCAAGCCCGTCGACGAGGCCATGGCCCCGCTCGCCGCGAAGCACCGCGTCGTCGTCACCGTGGAGGACAACTCCCGGGTCGGCGGTGTCGGCTCCGCGATCGCCCAGGCCCTGCGCGACGCCGACGTCGACGTGCCGCTGCGCGACTTCGGCATCCCGCCGCGCTTCCTCGACCACGCCTCCCGCGCCGAGGTCCTGGCCGAGATCGGGCTGACCGTGCCCGACATCGCCCGCCAGGTCACCGGTCTGGTGGCCAAGCTGGACGGCCTCCCGCACGCCCGGCTCCGCCAGGGCGGGGCGAGCGCCGCCGAGCGGTCCGCCGCCGGGGCGGCCGACCCGGTGGAGTCCGCCCGCGACTGA
- a CDS encoding amino acid permease, translating into MTSPLFRTKKVEQSIRDTEEPEHALKKSLSALDLTVFGVGVIIGTGIFVLTGTVAKNNAGPAVALAFVVAGVVCALAALCYAEFASTVPVAGSAYTFSYASLGELPAWIIGWDLVLEFALGTAVVAVGWSGYIHSLLNNAGWELPAALGTRDGAEGFGFDILSAALVLVLTGILVLGMKLSARVTSVVVAIKVTVVLVVIIAGAFFIKGSNYDPFVPEAKPVEAGQSLDSPLIQLIFGWAPANFGVMGIFTAASVVFFAFIGFDIVATAAEETKNPQRDMPRGILGSLFICTALYVAVSIVVTGMQHYSELSVDAPLADAFKATGHPWFAGFISFGAAVGLTTVCMILLLGQTRVFFAMSRDGLLPRFFSRVHPRFRTPHRPTVLLGVLIAIVAGFTPLTELAELVNIGTLFAFVIVAISVIILRRTRPDLHRSFRTPWVPVLPIVSVAASLWLMLNLPAETWVRFGVWMAIGIVVYFLYSRTHSRLSPDRDKAPVPPSR; encoded by the coding sequence GTGACAAGCCCCCTCTTCCGGACGAAGAAGGTCGAGCAGTCGATCCGTGACACCGAGGAGCCCGAGCACGCCCTCAAGAAATCCCTGTCGGCGCTGGACCTGACCGTCTTCGGCGTCGGTGTCATCATCGGCACCGGCATCTTCGTCCTCACCGGTACGGTCGCCAAGAACAACGCCGGCCCCGCGGTGGCCCTGGCCTTCGTGGTGGCCGGTGTCGTGTGCGCGCTCGCCGCGCTCTGTTACGCCGAGTTCGCCTCCACCGTCCCCGTGGCGGGCTCCGCGTACACCTTCTCGTACGCCTCCCTGGGGGAGCTGCCCGCCTGGATCATCGGCTGGGACCTGGTGCTGGAGTTCGCGCTCGGGACGGCGGTGGTGGCGGTCGGCTGGTCCGGCTACATCCACTCGCTGCTGAACAACGCGGGCTGGGAGCTGCCCGCCGCGCTCGGCACCCGGGACGGCGCCGAGGGGTTCGGCTTCGACATCCTCTCCGCCGCGCTGGTGCTGGTCCTCACCGGCATCCTCGTCCTCGGCATGAAGCTCTCCGCGCGGGTCACCTCGGTCGTCGTCGCGATCAAGGTGACCGTCGTCCTCGTGGTGATCATCGCGGGCGCGTTCTTCATCAAGGGCAGCAACTACGACCCGTTCGTGCCCGAGGCCAAGCCGGTGGAGGCGGGGCAGAGCCTCGACTCGCCGCTGATCCAGCTGATCTTCGGCTGGGCGCCGGCCAACTTCGGCGTCATGGGCATCTTCACCGCCGCCTCGGTCGTCTTCTTCGCCTTCATCGGCTTCGACATCGTCGCCACGGCCGCCGAGGAGACCAAGAACCCGCAGCGCGACATGCCCCGCGGCATCCTCGGTTCGCTGTTCATCTGCACCGCGCTGTACGTCGCCGTGTCGATCGTCGTCACCGGAATGCAGCACTACAGCGAGCTGAGTGTGGACGCGCCGCTCGCGGACGCGTTCAAGGCCACCGGGCACCCCTGGTTCGCGGGCTTCATCAGCTTCGGCGCGGCCGTCGGCCTCACCACCGTGTGCATGATCCTGCTGCTCGGCCAGACCCGCGTCTTCTTCGCGATGAGCCGGGACGGGCTGCTGCCCCGCTTCTTCTCCCGCGTCCACCCCCGCTTCCGCACCCCGCACCGGCCGACCGTGCTGCTCGGCGTCCTCATCGCGATCGTCGCCGGCTTCACCCCGCTGACGGAACTCGCGGAGCTGGTGAACATCGGCACGCTGTTCGCCTTCGTCATCGTCGCGATCAGCGTGATCATCCTCCGCCGGACCCGGCCCGACCTGCACCGGTCGTTCCGCACCCCCTGGGTGCCGGTGCTGCCGATCGTGTCGGTGGCCGCCTCGCTGTGGCTGATGCTGAACCTGCCCGCCGAAACCTGGGTCCGGTTCGGCGTCTGGATGGCGATCGGCATCGTCGTGTACTTCCTCTACAGCCGCACCCACAGCCGCCTGTCCCCGGACCGGGACAAGGCTCCCGTCCCACCCTCCCGCTGA
- a CDS encoding 3-hydroxyacyl-CoA dehydrogenase NAD-binding domain-containing protein — protein MSTTAELLKGAAELFPGEVVTQAHVRHFDLPLGGGRFALITLDNGHDHTKPTTLGPQSLANIDAAIDQVEKEAADGDIVGVGVTGKPFIFAVGADLKGVELLKRHEDALAIGKGGHDVFKRLAQLAVPTFAYYNGAAMGGGVEIGLHCTYRTVSAALPAFSLPEVFLGLVPGWGGCTLLPNLIGAEKAVSVIIENSLNQNRQLKGAQVHELGIADAIFEGADFLEQSLIWTAAVLKGEIVVERPVIDRGEAWDQAVAKGRFVADSKVHGAAPAAYRALDIIAAAKNGDLQQGFDAEDTALADLIMGGELRAGIYAFNLVQKRGKRPAGAPDKSLARPVTKVGVVGAGLMASQLALLFLRRLEVPVVLTDIDQERIDKGVGYVHAEIDKLLGKGRINQDKANRLKALVTGVLDKAEGFSDADFVIEAVFEEMGVKQQVFAEVEAVAPAHAVLATNTSSLSVSEMASKLKHPERVVGFHFFNPVAVLPLLEIVRGERTDDASLATAFGVAKKLKKTAVLVKDAPAFVVNRILTRFMGEIQNVIDEGTPVEVAEKAVEPLGLPMSPLVLLELVGPAIGLHVSETLNRAFPERFTVSPNLKAVVEAGKRGFYVHDSGRPELDPEVAALLRQGDTVLTEEQVRARVLDAVAQEIGLMLDEGVVAEAQDIDLCLITGAGWPFHLGGITPYLDREGVSERVNGKRFLEPGVASVPA, from the coding sequence GTGAGCACCACCGCTGAGCTGTTGAAGGGCGCGGCCGAGCTGTTCCCGGGCGAGGTCGTCACGCAGGCGCACGTACGCCACTTCGACCTTCCCCTGGGCGGCGGCCGGTTCGCCCTGATCACCCTGGACAACGGTCACGACCACACCAAGCCGACCACCCTCGGCCCCCAGTCGCTGGCCAACATCGACGCGGCGATCGACCAGGTCGAGAAGGAGGCCGCGGACGGCGACATCGTCGGCGTCGGCGTCACCGGCAAGCCGTTCATCTTCGCCGTCGGCGCCGACCTCAAGGGCGTCGAGCTGCTGAAGCGGCACGAGGACGCGCTCGCCATCGGCAAGGGCGGTCACGACGTCTTCAAGCGGCTGGCGCAGCTCGCCGTGCCGACCTTCGCGTACTACAACGGCGCCGCGATGGGCGGCGGCGTCGAGATCGGCCTGCACTGCACCTACCGCACGGTGTCCGCGGCCCTCCCGGCGTTCTCCCTGCCCGAGGTCTTCCTCGGTCTGGTCCCCGGCTGGGGCGGCTGCACCCTGCTGCCGAACCTGATCGGCGCCGAGAAGGCCGTCTCGGTCATCATCGAGAACAGCCTCAACCAGAACAGGCAGCTCAAGGGCGCGCAGGTCCACGAACTCGGCATCGCCGACGCGATCTTCGAGGGCGCGGACTTCCTGGAGCAGTCGCTGATCTGGACGGCGGCCGTCCTCAAGGGCGAGATCGTCGTCGAGCGCCCGGTGATCGACCGCGGCGAGGCCTGGGACCAGGCCGTCGCCAAGGGCCGCTTCGTCGCCGACTCCAAGGTGCACGGCGCCGCCCCGGCCGCCTACCGCGCCCTGGACATCATCGCCGCCGCGAAGAACGGCGACCTCCAGCAGGGCTTCGACGCCGAGGACACCGCGCTCGCCGACCTCATCATGGGCGGCGAACTGCGCGCCGGCATCTACGCGTTCAACCTGGTGCAGAAGCGCGGCAAGCGTCCGGCGGGCGCCCCGGACAAGAGCCTGGCCCGCCCGGTCACCAAGGTCGGTGTGGTCGGCGCCGGTCTGATGGCCTCGCAGCTCGCGCTGCTGTTCCTGCGCCGCCTGGAGGTGCCGGTCGTGCTGACCGACATCGACCAGGAGCGCATCGACAAGGGTGTGGGCTACGTCCACGCCGAGATCGACAAGCTGCTCGGCAAGGGCCGTATCAACCAGGACAAGGCCAACCGCCTCAAGGCGCTGGTCACCGGTGTCCTGGACAAGGCCGAGGGCTTCTCCGACGCCGACTTCGTCATCGAAGCGGTCTTCGAGGAGATGGGCGTCAAGCAGCAGGTGTTCGCGGAGGTCGAGGCGGTCGCCCCGGCGCACGCGGTCCTCGCCACCAACACCTCCTCCCTCTCCGTGTCGGAGATGGCGTCGAAGCTGAAGCACCCCGAGCGGGTCGTCGGCTTCCACTTCTTCAACCCGGTCGCGGTCCTGCCGCTGCTGGAGATCGTCCGCGGCGAGCGGACCGACGACGCCTCGCTGGCCACGGCGTTCGGTGTCGCCAAGAAGCTGAAGAAGACCGCGGTGCTGGTCAAGGACGCCCCGGCGTTCGTCGTGAACCGCATCCTGACCCGCTTCATGGGCGAGATCCAGAACGTCATCGACGAGGGCACCCCGGTCGAGGTCGCCGAGAAGGCGGTCGAGCCGCTCGGCCTGCCGATGTCCCCGCTGGTGCTGCTGGAGCTGGTCGGCCCGGCGATCGGCCTGCACGTCTCGGAGACCCTGAACCGGGCCTTCCCCGAGCGCTTCACCGTCTCCCCGAACCTCAAGGCGGTCGTCGAGGCGGGCAAGCGCGGCTTCTACGTCCACGACTCCGGCAGGCCGGAGCTGGACCCGGAGGTCGCCGCGCTGCTCCGGCAGGGCGACACCGTCCTCACCGAGGAGCAGGTGCGGGCCCGGGTGCTGGACGCGGTGGCCCAGGAGATCGGGCTGATGCTCGACGAGGGCGTCGTCGCCGAGGCCCAGGACATCGACCTGTGCCTGATCACCGGCGCCGGCTGGCCGTTCCACCTGGGCGGCATCACGCCGTACCTGGACCGTGAGGGCGTCTCCGAGCGGGTCAACGGCAAGCGGTTCCTGGAGCCCGGGGTGGCTTCGGTTCCGGCGTGA
- a CDS encoding NTP pyrophosphohydrolase: protein MNDSAALLVIVDAANVVGSVPDGWWRDRRGAAERLRDHLAARGLPGRSGPVEIVLVVEGAARGVDSVLGVEVAAAPGSGDDHMVALVAEAGDRPVLVVTADRELRRRVTSLGAEVTGPRTVRHAGPAGGASPSPASDGPGSRRRGDG from the coding sequence ATGAACGACAGTGCCGCCCTGCTCGTGATCGTCGACGCCGCGAACGTCGTCGGGTCGGTGCCCGACGGATGGTGGCGGGACCGGCGGGGCGCCGCGGAACGGCTGCGCGACCACCTGGCCGCGCGGGGCCTGCCCGGCCGCTCCGGCCCGGTGGAGATCGTCCTGGTGGTCGAGGGCGCGGCCCGCGGGGTGGACTCCGTGCTGGGTGTCGAGGTGGCCGCGGCGCCGGGCAGCGGCGACGACCACATGGTCGCCCTGGTGGCGGAGGCGGGCGACCGCCCCGTCCTGGTCGTCACGGCCGACCGCGAACTGCGCCGCAGGGTGACCTCGCTGGGAGCGGAGGTCACCGGCCCGCGCACGGTGCGCCACGCCGGGCCGGCGGGCGGGGCTTCCCCGTCCCCGGCGTCCGACGGGCCGGGAAGCCGACGGCGAGGCGACGGGTAG